From a region of the Lentilactobacillus curieae genome:
- a CDS encoding HIT family protein, with product MKDCIFCKIVAGEIPSYTVYEDDVVKAFLDISQGTPGHTLVIPKKHVPNIFEYDPELAAEVFSRIPKIAKAVRDSNPEIKGMNIVNNNGQIAYQSVFHSHFHLVPRYTDHDDFAMTFKDNSNKYTSEQLEDIQNSIVKALGD from the coding sequence ATGAAAGATTGCATTTTTTGTAAAATTGTTGCTGGCGAAATTCCTAGCTACACCGTTTATGAAGACGATGTAGTTAAGGCGTTTCTGGATATCTCTCAAGGGACGCCTGGGCACACTTTGGTAATTCCCAAAAAGCACGTTCCAAATATCTTTGAGTATGACCCAGAGCTTGCAGCTGAAGTCTTCTCACGGATTCCAAAGATTGCCAAAGCTGTGCGTGACTCAAACCCTGAAATTAAGGGTATGAACATTGTGAACAACAATGGTCAAATCGCTTATCAGTCTGTATTCCACTCCCACTTTCACTTAGTGCCTCGGTATACAGACCATGATGATTTTGCAATGACGTTTAAAGATAATTCAAATAAGTACACGTCAGAACAATTAGAGGATATTCAAAATTCTATTGTTAAGGCTCTAGGTGATTAA
- a CDS encoding metallophosphoesterase family protein, whose product MKFIHAADVHLDSPFSGLLQKGNLPNTLATAITKSTFSSFKKIVNDAIEESVDFVILAGDLFDRNDRSIAADAFINDQFNQLKDHQIPVYLIFGNHDFFNFDNDHLDYPENVHVFKNDVSTETLTLNDGKTVVLSGFSFKTQWIHDSYADKFPAKSGTDWAIGIMHGSADSVDSPEANYAPFSISQLENKNYDYWALGHIHKRQSLNADKTINYAGNTQGRSINEAGDKGYLLVSEQNGKLIPEFKKTAVIDWKLVTMPVDELKPAELVDRVLAKLADLNLPTTTLVRLVLQSTKPSSVIGDAVKEGDLLEQLQTSNSRVYADINAYIVSVKYQVTETKITSPVDQEFFEQAADSVLKETQVEKYQSLFNDYQFISEDLKTAESQSEIVQMSRQVINEKVNIEQEDR is encoded by the coding sequence ATGAAATTTATTCATGCCGCGGACGTGCATCTAGACAGTCCGTTTTCTGGCTTACTACAAAAGGGTAATTTACCAAATACGTTAGCTACTGCAATTACAAAATCTACCTTCAGCTCATTCAAAAAAATTGTTAATGACGCAATTGAAGAATCAGTGGATTTTGTGATTTTGGCAGGGGACCTTTTCGATCGGAACGATCGGAGTATCGCTGCTGACGCATTTATTAATGATCAGTTCAATCAATTAAAGGATCATCAGATTCCCGTTTACTTGATTTTTGGAAACCATGATTTCTTTAATTTTGATAACGACCATTTAGACTATCCAGAAAATGTTCATGTGTTCAAAAATGATGTTAGCACTGAAACATTGACCTTAAATGACGGTAAAACCGTCGTACTTTCTGGATTTAGCTTTAAGACCCAGTGGATTCATGACAGTTATGCGGATAAATTTCCAGCCAAGTCCGGAACTGACTGGGCAATTGGGATTATGCACGGGAGCGCTGATTCAGTTGATTCTCCAGAAGCGAACTACGCTCCGTTCAGCATTAGTCAACTTGAAAATAAGAATTATGACTATTGGGCACTTGGTCACATCCATAAACGACAATCGCTCAATGCTGACAAAACAATCAACTATGCTGGAAATACTCAGGGGAGAAGTATCAATGAAGCAGGCGATAAGGGATATTTATTAGTAAGTGAACAAAACGGCAAGCTAATCCCCGAGTTTAAAAAAACCGCAGTAATTGACTGGAAACTTGTCACGATGCCTGTTGATGAATTAAAACCTGCTGAATTGGTTGACCGAGTTTTAGCGAAACTAGCCGATTTGAACTTGCCTACTACAACGCTGGTAAGGCTAGTTCTTCAGTCAACTAAGCCAAGTTCGGTTATTGGTGACGCGGTTAAAGAAGGGGACTTGTTAGAGCAGTTACAAACCTCTAATTCTAGAGTTTATGCAGATATTAATGCCTACATAGTTTCTGTTAAGTATCAAGTAACTGAAACAAAAATTACCAGTCCAGTTGACCAAGAATTTTTTGAGCAAGCAGCTGATAGCGTTTTAAAAGAAACACAAGTTGAAAAATATCAAAGTCTTTTTAATGACTACCAGTTTATTTCAGAGGACTTAAAAACAGCAGAATCACAGTCTGAAATTGTCCAAATGAGTCGACAGGTAATTAATGAAAAAGTAAATATTGAGCAGGAGGACCGCTAA
- a CDS encoding ATP-binding protein, whose translation MIIQRLKIYGYGKWSDQQFELDESIQVIMGPNEAGKSTIVDFIKSILFGFPTAKQATHGQFIPKDGSKFGGELFFREAGHDYRIVRTKGTHGGKVSFYDLTADIELTKADFEELLSPITRQVYDNLFYFGEYVQKELYGLNKDKLRSRIQQIGVAGSDQLIDINEDFEKQAEHFFAKRGTKRVINKKLTEYDKLSARVEEAKSNFSEYELLTRQVTDLNSVNSEKRASLKEKQSKLSMLQSQASLVPLLSELNSIPEISEHQLKQGFSEKDHNQVNEYLAEKYSLSKEVDRVKKQIDDPKMTVSLSPAASFYRQNLYKIDSLYNQTTDVQEQISQLTYNQQMIENNQGKINSLKQSNNLTDPLPKPFDDQTKVNVANWLKRESQIEAAQASVPDVKTSMTINPVMMGISVLILVVGLLMNSIAVKIGGIVVAAAIAYFFGINRQASQDIPDYTEELADLEKKLTRVRQTHNLNQIDSADWLNIQPALYQITELNKEITESSTVVEQLKSSVNDYFMQWDFANDWLAGFSNGDANIKLNTIRDSVTRWRQDSNHSLNTENQVNTLKGVLTDNQENLEQVEQKLAKFLSTRHMNNAADFETEYTRQQQLTKQFNRRQQLVDQIEASKVQVDLNTDLTEIQQSIDSLKVKINSLRNDLSQGETQATESETKLAHLIRDGEYHELQQQQANLQAEILEDVHTYVSLLMGSEFISKVLDLASKGRLPKVINQATDYFGILTNHHYDKLNFDAELTVTANDGMIFAINELSRGTLEQLYLSLVLAMAVNFADEYQMPIIIDDGFVNFDVNRRNNAYELLNQVAKHTQVIYLTANQYSDNLELPVINL comes from the coding sequence GTGATTATCCAAAGGCTAAAAATTTACGGCTATGGTAAGTGGTCGGATCAACAATTCGAGCTTGATGAATCAATCCAAGTGATTATGGGGCCGAATGAAGCTGGTAAATCGACAATCGTGGACTTTATTAAGTCAATTTTATTTGGCTTTCCCACAGCTAAACAGGCCACGCATGGACAGTTTATTCCAAAGGACGGCAGTAAGTTTGGCGGGGAGCTATTCTTTCGAGAAGCAGGTCATGACTATCGAATAGTAAGAACAAAGGGTACCCACGGAGGAAAAGTCAGTTTTTATGATTTAACCGCGGATATTGAACTAACCAAGGCGGACTTTGAAGAGTTACTTTCGCCAATAACCAGGCAAGTGTACGACAACTTATTTTATTTTGGTGAGTATGTTCAAAAGGAGCTCTATGGCCTCAATAAAGATAAATTAAGATCGAGAATCCAGCAAATTGGCGTCGCTGGTTCTGATCAGTTGATTGACATTAACGAAGATTTCGAAAAACAAGCTGAGCACTTTTTTGCAAAACGTGGGACAAAGAGAGTTATTAACAAAAAATTAACCGAATACGATAAATTAAGTGCCAGAGTTGAAGAGGCAAAGAGCAATTTTAGTGAATATGAATTGCTAACGAGACAAGTCACTGACCTAAATAGTGTGAATTCAGAAAAGCGAGCTTCATTAAAGGAGAAGCAATCGAAGTTATCAATGCTGCAGTCACAGGCAAGCCTGGTTCCTTTGTTGAGTGAGCTTAACAGCATACCAGAAATAAGCGAACATCAACTTAAACAAGGGTTTAGCGAAAAAGATCATAACCAAGTTAATGAATACTTAGCTGAAAAGTACTCATTATCTAAAGAAGTGGATAGGGTAAAGAAGCAAATTGATGATCCAAAAATGACGGTGTCATTATCGCCAGCAGCCAGTTTTTACCGACAAAATTTATATAAAATTGATAGCCTTTACAATCAAACAACTGATGTTCAGGAGCAAATTTCACAGTTGACCTATAATCAGCAAATGATTGAAAATAATCAAGGGAAAATTAATTCTCTAAAGCAATCAAATAACTTAACTGATCCATTACCCAAGCCTTTTGATGATCAGACAAAGGTGAATGTGGCTAATTGGCTAAAACGTGAGAGTCAAATTGAAGCCGCTCAAGCCAGCGTTCCGGACGTAAAAACTTCAATGACGATTAATCCAGTCATGATGGGAATTTCTGTGCTAATTTTGGTAGTTGGGTTATTGATGAATTCAATCGCAGTGAAAATTGGCGGCATCGTAGTTGCTGCAGCAATTGCTTACTTTTTCGGCATTAACCGGCAAGCTAGTCAAGATATTCCTGACTATACCGAAGAATTAGCCGATCTTGAGAAAAAACTAACACGGGTGCGGCAGACACATAATCTGAATCAGATTGATTCGGCGGATTGGCTAAATATTCAACCAGCTTTATACCAAATTACAGAATTGAATAAAGAAATTACGGAATCATCTACAGTGGTGGAACAGCTGAAATCCTCAGTCAACGATTATTTTATGCAGTGGGATTTTGCCAATGATTGGTTAGCTGGCTTTTCTAACGGGGATGCCAATATCAAGCTGAATACCATTCGTGATTCTGTTACCAGGTGGCGTCAAGATTCGAACCACTCTTTGAATACTGAAAATCAAGTTAATACACTTAAGGGAGTATTAACTGATAATCAAGAAAATCTTGAACAAGTGGAACAGAAATTGGCCAAGTTTTTAAGTACTCGTCATATGAATAATGCTGCTGACTTTGAAACTGAATATACCAGGCAGCAACAATTAACTAAGCAATTTAATCGGCGCCAACAATTAGTCGACCAAATTGAAGCCAGCAAGGTTCAAGTCGACCTTAATACTGATTTAACTGAAATCCAGCAATCTATAGATTCACTAAAAGTTAAAATAAATTCATTACGCAATGATTTGAGTCAGGGAGAAACTCAGGCGACTGAGTCAGAAACAAAGCTAGCTCATTTAATCCGTGATGGGGAATATCACGAGTTACAACAGCAGCAAGCTAACTTACAAGCTGAAATTTTAGAAGATGTTCATACCTATGTATCGCTGCTGATGGGTTCTGAATTCATCAGTAAGGTTTTAGATTTAGCATCAAAGGGTCGATTACCTAAAGTTATCAATCAGGCAACTGATTATTTCGGAATATTAACTAATCATCATTATGACAAACTTAATTTTGATGCTGAACTAACTGTGACTGCAAATGATGGTATGATTTTTGCAATCAATGAGCTTTCTAGGGGGACGTTAGAACAGCTGTACTTATCACTTGTATTAGCGATGGCGGTTAATTTTGCGGACGAATATCAAATGCCAATCATTATTGATGATGGATTTGTAAACTTTGATGTTAATCGTCGAAATAATGCTTATGAATTACTCAATCAAGTAGCCAAACATACTCAAGTTATTTATTTGACTGCTAATCAATACAGTGACAATCTAGAGTTACCAGTAATAAATCTTTAA
- a CDS encoding glycerophosphoryl diester phosphodiesterase membrane domain-containing protein, whose product MISALLTATAAFKKRFSQYMILLISMNVVLAMLVVAFKWVTGYVLSLLGIPYVSYTNALQIIKNPTAVLVLLVILILLLVTVYWQFAFILLGLKQIENHNFSLRYLIGSSLESLLHLSGWEILFFIFYFVLILPLSQVIFSSRLLGKIVVPDFIIEFLETQPLLIAASLFALAIIIYVAIRMVFVLPLMIYGRLRVRRAIKESLQISRGNFWKLVITIAFLTFMTRVVVYGLFLVIYGFQVFWDSVGKPDSLIFGVLNLSLVQLINLVGSAWTLVVLFRFVLLFPRMKAYFASSLRVDFRAHESTRWRFKSLPTLILAVVGLFFLAGNVVFLSNSLGKMPLTISHRGVNNNNGVQNTIPAMAKTIRNKPDYIEMDIQETKDNQFVVMHDPNLKNLTGVNKRPKQLTLRQITKLTAKENGHKAKVPSFDRYFSYARRHHQKLLIEIKTQPDDSKGMVGRFAKKYAALIIRNNDMVHSLDYSVVQQLKRRVPQIYVSYIIPYSLTYPTSRANAYTVEQTTLDDSFVEAAHSQRKQVFAWTVNDPDQMDSMISMGTNAIITDRLSELRSQIDEFKGQPGYAEKILYYFVTTPATTGGTSQGV is encoded by the coding sequence ATGATATCTGCGTTATTGACAGCTACGGCGGCGTTTAAAAAGCGTTTTTCTCAGTACATGATTTTATTGATCTCGATGAACGTCGTATTGGCAATGTTGGTGGTTGCCTTTAAATGGGTGACCGGATACGTTCTTTCTCTCTTAGGAATTCCATATGTGTCGTACACTAACGCTCTGCAAATAATTAAAAATCCAACGGCTGTTTTAGTGTTATTGGTAATTTTAATACTGCTGTTAGTTACAGTGTACTGGCAATTTGCTTTTATCCTACTGGGATTAAAGCAGATTGAAAACCATAATTTTTCGTTGCGTTATTTAATTGGTAGTAGTCTGGAAAGTCTTTTACACTTATCTGGGTGGGAAATCCTATTCTTTATCTTTTATTTCGTATTAATATTGCCACTATCTCAGGTGATATTTAGTTCGAGACTTTTGGGTAAAATCGTAGTTCCAGACTTTATCATTGAATTTTTGGAGACTCAGCCACTTCTTATTGCGGCTTCACTATTTGCCTTGGCTATCATCATTTATGTAGCAATCAGAATGGTTTTTGTGTTGCCATTGATGATTTATGGCCGCCTACGAGTTAGAAGGGCAATCAAAGAGAGTTTACAGATTTCCCGGGGAAACTTCTGGAAACTGGTGATTACGATTGCTTTCTTAACGTTTATGACTAGAGTAGTTGTTTACGGTCTGTTTCTAGTGATTTATGGATTTCAAGTGTTTTGGGATTCAGTTGGTAAGCCTGACTCACTAATTTTCGGGGTTCTTAACCTTTCACTAGTTCAATTGATTAACTTAGTTGGGAGTGCTTGGACTCTAGTTGTTTTATTCAGGTTTGTGCTGTTATTTCCAAGGATGAAGGCGTACTTTGCTAGCTCATTGAGAGTTGATTTTCGGGCTCACGAATCGACAAGATGGCGGTTTAAATCATTACCAACGTTGATTTTAGCAGTTGTTGGTTTGTTTTTTCTGGCGGGTAACGTTGTATTCTTAAGCAATTCACTTGGTAAGATGCCGTTAACGATTTCTCATCGAGGAGTGAATAACAATAATGGGGTTCAAAATACAATTCCTGCGATGGCGAAAACTATCAGGAACAAACCAGATTACATTGAGATGGATATTCAAGAAACGAAAGATAATCAATTTGTTGTGATGCATGACCCAAATTTGAAGAATTTGACAGGTGTTAATAAGCGGCCAAAGCAGTTAACTCTCAGACAGATAACTAAGCTGACAGCTAAGGAAAATGGCCATAAAGCAAAAGTGCCTAGTTTTGACCGATACTTTAGTTATGCTCGGCGTCATCATCAAAAGCTATTAATTGAAATCAAAACTCAGCCAGATGATTCAAAGGGCATGGTGGGCAGGTTTGCAAAAAAATATGCGGCACTAATAATTAGGAACAATGATATGGTTCATTCTCTTGACTATTCTGTGGTTCAACAATTAAAGCGGCGAGTTCCACAAATCTATGTTAGTTACATCATTCCATATAGTTTGACGTATCCAACCAGCAGAGCCAATGCGTATACAGTTGAACAGACTACACTGGACGATAGTTTCGTTGAGGCTGCTCATTCTCAAAGAAAACAAGTATTTGCCTGGACGGTGAATGATCCAGATCAGATGGATAGTATGATTTCAATGGGAACGAATGCAATTATTACTGACCGTTTGTCTGAGTTGCGCTCTCAAATTGATGAGTTTAAAGGGCAGCCAGGATACGCGGAAAAAATTCTGTATTACTTTGTTACTACCCCAGCAACAACGGGTGGTACTAGCCAAGGAGTGTAA
- a CDS encoding YlbF family regulator: protein MTDDIKSAAIALSEQVKEAEEFKQLGKAYTDLKADKDTFELFEKFQNLQMGLQQKQASGQQPTDDELSEAQSMAQKMSSNKTITDLMDKERNLNNLLNDINQVVTQPIVDLYHD from the coding sequence ATGACTGATGATATTAAAAGTGCAGCAATTGCACTTTCTGAACAAGTAAAAGAAGCAGAAGAATTTAAGCAATTAGGCAAAGCTTACACTGACCTCAAAGCTGATAAGGACACTTTTGAATTATTTGAAAAGTTTCAAAATCTTCAAATGGGATTACAACAAAAGCAAGCCAGTGGCCAGCAACCAACTGACGATGAACTAAGTGAAGCCCAATCAATGGCACAAAAAATGAGTTCAAATAAAACCATTACAGATTTGATGGACAAAGAACGCAACCTTAACAACTTGCTCAATGACATCAATCAAGTGGTTACTCAACCAATCGTTGACTTATATCACGACTAA
- a CDS encoding peptidylprolyl isomerase PrsA — protein MKKWLIALAGVLLSFTLVACGSKSVATTDGGKITESAYYSSLKNTSSGKQVLQQMILNKVLDKQYGDKVKDSEVNKDFAKYKKQYGSSFNAVLQQNGMTASGLKNDIKANLLLQEAVKDNIKITDAQLKQQFKSFQPKVTVNQILVSKKSTAEKVISELKDGKSFSSLAKKYSTDSATKKKGGRIAAFDNTNTSLDKNFKAAAFKLDNGEYTKTPVKTQYGYQVIQMVNHPKKGSYKDHESELKDQIVANKLQDSATVHSVVSKVLKKGNVQIQDKDLENVLADYLTSSSKKK, from the coding sequence ATGAAAAAATGGCTAATTGCTTTAGCCGGGGTATTACTTAGTTTTACTCTTGTTGCCTGTGGTAGCAAATCAGTTGCTACTACTGACGGTGGAAAAATTACAGAAAGTGCTTATTACAGCAGCTTGAAGAATACTTCAAGTGGTAAGCAAGTACTTCAACAAATGATCTTGAACAAGGTATTGGATAAGCAATACGGTGACAAGGTCAAGGATTCAGAAGTTAACAAGGACTTTGCAAAGTATAAGAAACAATACGGTTCATCATTTAATGCCGTACTACAACAAAACGGAATGACTGCTTCAGGTCTTAAGAATGATATCAAGGCTAACTTATTACTACAAGAAGCCGTTAAGGATAACATCAAGATTACTGATGCTCAATTGAAGCAACAGTTCAAATCATTCCAACCAAAAGTTACTGTTAACCAAATCTTAGTTTCAAAGAAGTCAACAGCTGAAAAAGTTATCAGCGAACTTAAAGACGGTAAGAGCTTCTCAAGCTTAGCTAAGAAGTACTCAACCGACTCAGCTACTAAGAAAAAAGGTGGCCGTATCGCCGCATTTGATAACACTAACACTTCACTAGACAAGAACTTTAAGGCTGCTGCCTTCAAGTTGGACAACGGTGAATACACTAAGACTCCTGTTAAGACCCAATATGGTTACCAAGTTATTCAAATGGTAAACCATCCTAAGAAGGGTTCATACAAGGATCACGAAAGTGAATTAAAGGACCAAATCGTCGCTAACAAGCTTCAAGACAGTGCTACTGTTCACTCAGTCGTATCTAAGGTATTGAAGAAAGGTAACGTTCAAATTCAAGACAAAGATCTTGAAAACGTCCTTGCTGATTACTTAACTTCATCAAGCAAAAAGAAGTAA
- a CDS encoding 3'-5' exoribonuclease YhaM family protein, producing MTKQLMDLVENEDFEMFVILKKAEKRVAKNGKQFLAITFQDKSGEINGMYWDASDDDVEKFTAGTIVHLTGKRESYLNSPQIKISSMNLPNPDQHLDREDFVQSAPMKEADMKSEIDQIVFSITNATYNRVVRYLLKKHGDAFFEFPAAKSNHHDFEGGLAFHTISIVRLAEHIVDQYGDIDAPLLYAGAVLHDLGKTIELSGPVGTTYTLAGNLLGHLSIIDAEIVEAADNLGISQDSEELLLLRHMVLSHHGLKEYGSPERPQLLEAEILHDLDELDASIMMMKRALNQTAPGEFSDKIFGLDNRRFYRPNTEE from the coding sequence ATGACCAAACAATTGATGGATTTAGTAGAAAATGAAGATTTCGAAATGTTCGTGATACTAAAGAAGGCTGAAAAACGAGTAGCCAAAAACGGTAAACAATTTTTAGCCATTACGTTTCAAGATAAATCAGGAGAAATAAATGGAATGTACTGGGATGCTAGCGATGATGATGTTGAAAAGTTCACGGCTGGTACGATTGTGCATCTAACCGGGAAGCGCGAAAGTTACTTAAATAGCCCTCAAATTAAGATTTCTTCAATGAATTTGCCTAATCCGGATCAGCATCTGGACCGTGAAGACTTTGTTCAATCAGCTCCAATGAAAGAGGCGGATATGAAGTCAGAGATTGACCAGATTGTTTTTTCAATTACTAATGCAACATATAATCGAGTTGTAAGGTATCTTTTGAAGAAACATGGAGATGCATTCTTTGAGTTTCCTGCTGCCAAATCAAATCACCATGATTTTGAAGGTGGGTTGGCCTTTCATACAATTTCTATCGTTAGGCTAGCTGAGCACATTGTGGATCAGTATGGGGACATTGATGCACCGTTACTATACGCTGGTGCTGTTTTGCATGATTTAGGAAAAACAATTGAGCTGTCTGGACCAGTTGGAACTACCTACACATTGGCTGGTAATTTACTTGGCCACTTAAGTATTATTGATGCGGAGATTGTTGAAGCTGCTGATAATTTAGGGATCTCTCAAGACTCAGAAGAATTACTGTTATTAAGGCACATGGTGCTTTCTCATCATGGTCTGAAGGAATATGGGTCACCAGAAAGGCCACAGTTGTTAGAGGCGGAAATTCTCCATGATTTAGACGAGCTTGACGCTTCTATCATGATGATGAAGAGGGCGCTTAACCAGACTGCACCAGGAGAATTCTCTGATAAGATTTTTGGGCTAGATAACCGGAGATTTTACAGACCAAATACAGAAGAATAA
- a CDS encoding PBP1A family penicillin-binding protein has protein sequence MNNNSSGFFHKLKAKLGPAHKKWRRVNKKFHILKWLTVMVLAFGLCLSGYLTYVAKTAHVQNLESSLSKTTEIFDVSNQKAGELYAQKGTYVKLNKISSNIPKAVLSTEDRNFYHEHGFSVKGIARAFLLLLKNKLLHRDYISGGGSTLTQQLVKNAYLSQEQSFSRKLKELFLSIQVENVYSKNEILTMYLNNAYFGNGVWGVQDASQKYFGENASQLSVPDAAVLAGMLTSPSAYNPIDHPKAARERRNMVLQLMVENKKITQSQANYYKSTPITVNDTYVRKDGYKYPYYFDAVINEAISKYGLTESQIMNKGYRIYTNLNQNQQASMQQNFDNNTLFPANAADGTEVQAASIAVSPTTGGVNAVVGGRGQHVFRGFNRANQIKRQPGSTMKPLAVYTPALQSGYKFDSNLVDKKKSYGLNHYTPKNYNNQYLGSVPMYQALAQSMNAPAVWLLNQIGVDKGYDSVKNFNIPVSKSDKNLALALGGLSSGVSPQQMAGAYTAFANGGKVMKPFYIRKIVDSTGKVVVDNTEKQSGRQIMSSRVAKQMTSMMLGVFNSGTGTDAKPYGYSVAGKTGSTEADNTGSSDATKDKWIIGYTPDLVVATWEGFDSTNSAHHLENLSGTGVGALFRNEMQTMLPYTKNTSFDTEDAETMAKGNNQGSGDSIWSTIQDKANEVGSQFEEKAKDFIDDAKSWLGGN, from the coding sequence ATGAATAACAATTCTTCAGGCTTTTTTCATAAGTTAAAAGCTAAGTTAGGCCCTGCACATAAAAAGTGGCGGCGGGTCAACAAAAAGTTCCATATTCTAAAATGGCTGACTGTAATGGTACTTGCTTTCGGCCTTTGTCTAAGTGGATATTTAACGTATGTTGCCAAGACTGCTCATGTCCAAAATCTGGAATCATCTTTATCAAAGACTACAGAAATATTTGATGTAAGTAATCAAAAAGCTGGCGAGTTGTACGCTCAAAAAGGAACCTACGTTAAGTTAAACAAGATTTCTAGTAATATTCCAAAAGCAGTTCTTTCAACTGAGGATCGCAACTTTTACCATGAACATGGTTTTTCTGTGAAGGGAATTGCCCGGGCATTCCTGTTATTGCTAAAGAATAAATTGCTGCATAGAGATTATATCAGTGGTGGTGGTAGCACCCTGACCCAACAATTGGTCAAGAATGCTTACTTATCTCAGGAGCAGAGCTTTAGTAGAAAACTAAAGGAATTATTTCTATCTATTCAAGTTGAAAATGTGTACAGCAAGAACGAAATTTTGACTATGTATTTAAACAACGCATACTTCGGTAACGGTGTCTGGGGCGTTCAAGATGCATCTCAAAAGTACTTTGGTGAAAATGCGTCCCAACTCTCAGTCCCAGACGCAGCTGTGCTGGCGGGAATGTTAACGTCTCCAAGCGCATACAATCCAATCGATCACCCAAAAGCGGCCCGCGAACGCCGAAATATGGTTTTGCAATTGATGGTTGAAAACAAAAAAATCACCCAATCACAAGCAAATTACTACAAATCAACCCCAATTACCGTCAATGACACCTATGTTCGTAAGGATGGATACAAATATCCATATTATTTCGATGCGGTAATTAACGAGGCAATTAGTAAGTATGGGTTGACTGAATCCCAAATTATGAATAAAGGATACCGAATTTATACTAATTTGAATCAAAATCAGCAGGCATCAATGCAACAGAATTTTGATAACAATACATTGTTCCCAGCAAATGCTGCTGATGGCACTGAGGTTCAGGCCGCTTCGATTGCGGTTTCACCAACTACTGGTGGAGTTAATGCTGTCGTTGGTGGACGTGGTCAACACGTATTCCGAGGATTTAACCGAGCCAACCAGATCAAGCGGCAACCTGGTTCGACAATGAAGCCACTTGCTGTCTATACTCCGGCACTCCAGTCAGGCTATAAGTTTGATTCTAACTTGGTAGATAAAAAGAAATCATACGGATTAAATCACTACACTCCAAAGAACTACAACAACCAATATCTTGGTAGTGTACCAATGTATCAGGCATTGGCTCAGTCGATGAATGCACCAGCTGTCTGGTTATTGAATCAAATTGGTGTTGATAAGGGTTACGATTCCGTCAAAAACTTCAATATTCCGGTGTCTAAGAGCGATAAGAACCTTGCCCTAGCACTTGGAGGATTATCTTCTGGAGTATCGCCACAGCAAATGGCAGGGGCGTATACAGCATTTGCAAACGGCGGGAAGGTAATGAAGCCTTTCTACATTAGAAAAATCGTTGACTCTACTGGAAAAGTAGTTGTTGATAATACTGAAAAACAGAGTGGTCGACAAATCATGTCGTCACGAGTAGCTAAACAAATGACAAGCATGATGCTCGGCGTATTCAACAGTGGTACTGGTACTGATGCCAAACCATATGGTTACTCTGTAGCTGGTAAAACTGGTAGTACTGAGGCTGATAATACCGGGTCTTCTGATGCAACCAAGGATAAATGGATCATCGGCTACACTCCTGATTTAGTTGTTGCAACCTGGGAAGGCTTCGATAGTACCAACTCTGCTCACCATTTAGAGAATCTGAGTGGGACTGGTGTAGGGGCATTATTTAGAAATGAAATGCAGACAATGCTGCCATATACTAAGAACACTAGCTTTGATACTGAAGATGCAGAAACAATGGCTAAGGGAAACAATCAAGGATCTGGTGATTCAATTTGGAGCACTATTCAAGATAAAGCTAATGAAGTCGGTAGTCAGTTTGAAGAAAAAGCTAAAGATTTCATCGACGATGCCAAAAGCTGGTTGGGTGGAAACTAA